One uncultured Carboxylicivirga sp. genomic window, GTTTATGTGTCGGGTACAAACCTGATTACAATAACCGATTACTCAGGTATGGATCCGGGTGCCAATGTAACAGGTACAAGTGCTAATGCAGTACGTGTTGATTACGACCCATATCCAATGGCTAGAACATTTTCATTAGGTGTTAATGTTGGTTTTTAATCTTTTAATAAGGAATAAAATGAAAAGAACGTATCATATAATAACAATTTTTATTCTGGTGTTGTCACTGTTTTCATGCGAAGACTACCTGAAAGAGACACCACCCAGTGAATTGTCTCCCGAAACATTTTTAGCAACTCAGGAAGGTGTAGAAGCTCTTTTAAATAATGCTTATGTACCCTTTAAGTTTAATCAGGGTTTTCATGCGGAAGTGTCTGAGTGTTATGAATATTGTGGTGATATTCTGTTTCAGACCGGTGGAGGTATGAATAAAAACTTTATCCTTCATTCCCAGTTCCAGTGGTCAGCATCCGAGTGTGTTGCCACATCAGCTATATGGAATCCTAAATATCGGGTTATTCGTAATGCAAATATTATTATTGATAATATTGAAAATATTGTTGATGAGGATCTTAGAGTTCAATATCTTGCAGAAGCAAGATTTTTAAGAGCAGCCTCATACTATTATTTATATGAAGCTTATGGTCCGGTACCACTACGCAGAACATCTGTTGATGATCCTGAATTGCCCCGGGCTTCTGAGGAGGAAATTCAATCCTTTATCGTTACCGAATTGAATGCTTCAGTTGATGATTTGCCATTCCCAGGAACAGAACTTTATGGTAAAGCCACCAAAGGTGCTGCATTAGGCTACCTCACTCGTTTCTATATGTTGATTAAAGATTGGGAAAATGCAGCTGCAACAGCAAAACGTGTGATGGATCTGAATTATTATGAGCTCTTCGGGTCTTATCGAGATTTGTTTAAGGTAGAAAATGAGCCTGATAAGAATTCTGAGAATAAAGAAATGATTATGGTTTCGCCATGTACAAATGTTGACTTTGGTAACAGCATTTCAGCCTGTGCTATGCCTCCAGGCTTTCATTACACTGATAAGATACCCGAATTTGAAGCTGTCGGCTTAGCTAACTGGGCTTCTCAATTCAGATTCTATGATTCTTTTATCGAAACATTTGATAAGGAAAAAGACGGGCGTTTTGAGCTTATTTTTGATCAGTATGTAAATCAGGCTGGAGTTACTGTTGATCTTACTTTAAATGCCAACAACCTTCGTTCACTAAAATACTTTGATAATACCGCAACTGCAGCTCAGCATGGAAATGATTTTCCTTTGTTACGGTATGCCGATATTTTGATGTTGCGGGCTGAAGCTTTAAATGAATTAAATGGTCCTACTGCAACAAATGTAGCTTTATTAAATGAGGTGTTGAATCGTGCCGGTTTGGATGATATTGATGAAAATGATTTTACTAAAGAGACCTTAAGAGATTTTATTTTGGCAGAAAGAGGCAAAGAGTTTTATTATGAAGGTTTACGCCGTACAGATCTGATTCGTCATGGTAAATTAATTTCTAAAGCCATAGAGCGGGGAGTAACGGCTGCAAAAGATTACCATATTTTGTATCCAATACCACAGGCTGAGATTGATGCTAACAGCAATATCTCACAGGAAGATCAGAATACAGGATATTAGTAATTCATAAAGGAAGAGGGTCCGAATATAGCTAAGTCCATATTGGATTCCTCTTCTTACTCTCATTTCAAAATCTGTTTTTACAAAATCATAATGATTTATTTCTATACAGAAATGAAAGGGGACTCAGCATTTTTGTTTCAAAGATAAATGTAATCTGATTTTTGCTTTTAATGGTCATACAATGAGTGGTTTGTATTGATTTTGTGGCCTTTGAAATGTGAAAATGTTAATGAAGCGATTGAATGAATAAAATTGTAAGTATAGTATTGTTATCAGCTGTTTTTTATGCATGTAATGTTTCTTCTAAGGCAAAGAAGAATACTGAAGAAGGAATTAGACAGGCGATGTCAGTTGACGAGATAAAGGCTGGTTTAGCATCTCATAATAAAGCACTTTTTATTAAAGAGCATTGGATAAGAGATCCTTATATCGTTTTAGGTCCGGATGATTATTATTATTTGACTG contains:
- a CDS encoding RagB/SusD family nutrient uptake outer membrane protein, giving the protein MKRTYHIITIFILVLSLFSCEDYLKETPPSELSPETFLATQEGVEALLNNAYVPFKFNQGFHAEVSECYEYCGDILFQTGGGMNKNFILHSQFQWSASECVATSAIWNPKYRVIRNANIIIDNIENIVDEDLRVQYLAEARFLRAASYYYLYEAYGPVPLRRTSVDDPELPRASEEEIQSFIVTELNASVDDLPFPGTELYGKATKGAALGYLTRFYMLIKDWENAAATAKRVMDLNYYELFGSYRDLFKVENEPDKNSENKEMIMVSPCTNVDFGNSISACAMPPGFHYTDKIPEFEAVGLANWASQFRFYDSFIETFDKEKDGRFELIFDQYVNQAGVTVDLTLNANNLRSLKYFDNTATAAQHGNDFPLLRYADILMLRAEALNELNGPTATNVALLNEVLNRAGLDDIDENDFTKETLRDFILAERGKEFYYEGLRRTDLIRHGKLISKAIERGVTAAKDYHILYPIPQAEIDANSNISQEDQNTGY